The following proteins are co-located in the Bacillota bacterium genome:
- a CDS encoding ThuA domain-containing protein, with amino-acid sequence MKRKALIVWGGWLGHEPEQVAHIFKRTLEECDFEVEVSDTLDAFLDVEKLKSLHLIIPEWTMGKITGEQVKPVMEAVASGVGLAGCHGGMCDAFRESVEWQFMTGGQWVSHPGGDGVEYMVNIKRGSSPIVEGIEDFKVKSEQYYVHVDPAIEVLATTRFPVVNWYHASNGYVDVPVVWTKRWGHGRVFYSSLGHHADVFNIKEALEIMRRGFLWAAEGKDVALRLGLDAREFESDKKMF; translated from the coding sequence ATGAAAAGAAAAGCTTTAATTGTCTGGGGTGGTTGGCTTGGTCACGAACCGGAACAGGTAGCACACATATTTAAGAGGACTCTTGAAGAATGTGACTTTGAAGTGGAAGTTTCTGATACTTTGGATGCATTCCTGGATGTAGAAAAGTTAAAATCCCTACATTTAATAATTCCAGAGTGGACCATGGGGAAAATAACCGGAGAACAAGTTAAACCGGTTATGGAAGCCGTAGCCTCAGGAGTAGGATTAGCTGGATGTCATGGAGGAATGTGCGACGCTTTCCGCGAAAGCGTTGAATGGCAGTTTATGACAGGTGGACAATGGGTCTCCCATCCCGGCGGAGACGGCGTGGAATATATGGTAAATATTAAAAGAGGTTCAAGCCCTATTGTAGAAGGAATTGAAGACTTTAAGGTAAAAAGTGAGCAGTATTACGTACATGTAGACCCTGCCATTGAAGTACTGGCAACCACACGTTTTCCTGTAGTCAACTGGTATCATGCTTCCAATGGATATGTGGATGTCCCCGTAGTATGGACAAAGAGATGGGGACATGGCCGAGTATTTTACAGCTCCCTGGGTCATCATGCAGATGTTTTCAATATAAAAGAAGCCCTTGAAATAATGCGAAGAGGATTCTTATGGGCTGCAGAAGGCAAAGATGTTGCATTAAGATTAGGCCTTGATGCAAGAGAATTTGAAAGCGACAAGAAAATGTTTTAG
- a CDS encoding LacI family DNA-binding transcriptional regulator, which translates to MSGATVSRVFNNPNSVSPATRDRVLKAAKELDYHPNIIATNFIKGVSGNIGVVIPRIQNVHMLSVYYFAELLSGIGDALTKNGYNLLLFYHDIDTVHSHARNNGKYSISGGDYVKYFRGNKVDGCILLGTFANDPSLKKLKEEGYKFCLINNYIENSGISFVDADNVKGSFEAVKHLIDLGHREIAFLNGPMYYINSIDRLKGYKKALETYNIPFDNEMLFEGNYGRKSGYYASKKILSLKKIPSSVFVSNDRMAAGLLQGLLENGTKIPEEISIVGYDDSDIATLVTPQLTTVRIPFYELGYKCAGEFIKYVRNEKDNFEIFIQPELVVRKSTNHNLV; encoded by the coding sequence GTGTCAGGTGCTACAGTTTCAAGGGTTTTTAATAACCCTAATTCAGTATCTCCTGCTACCCGTGACAGAGTTTTAAAAGCCGCAAAGGAATTGGACTATCATCCTAATATTATAGCAACTAATTTTATAAAAGGGGTAAGCGGAAATATAGGGGTTGTAATTCCAAGAATTCAAAATGTCCATATGCTATCTGTATACTACTTTGCAGAGCTTTTAAGCGGAATTGGCGATGCCCTTACAAAAAACGGCTATAATCTTCTTTTATTTTATCATGACATTGATACTGTACACAGTCATGCAAGAAATAATGGAAAGTATAGTATATCAGGTGGTGATTATGTAAAGTATTTCAGGGGAAACAAAGTAGACGGTTGTATATTATTGGGGACATTTGCCAATGATCCCTCGCTTAAAAAATTGAAAGAAGAGGGTTATAAATTTTGTCTTATAAATAACTACATAGAAAACTCCGGTATAAGTTTCGTAGATGCAGATAATGTAAAAGGAAGTTTTGAAGCGGTAAAACACCTTATCGACCTGGGACATAGAGAAATTGCTTTTTTAAACGGCCCAATGTATTATATAAATAGTATAGACAGGCTTAAAGGCTATAAAAAAGCTCTAGAGACATACAATATCCCTTTTGACAATGAAATGCTCTTTGAAGGCAACTATGGAAGAAAAAGCGGATATTATGCGTCAAAAAAAATACTGTCCCTTAAAAAGATACCTTCTTCGGTCTTTGTCTCTAATGACAGGATGGCTGCAGGCCTCCTTCAAGGGCTGTTGGAAAATGGCACTAAAATACCGGAAGAAATTTCTATCGTGGGTTACGATGATTCGGATATAGCAACTCTCGTTACACCGCAGCTTACTACAGTACGTATCCCCTTTTATGAGCTGGGTTATAAATGTGCCGGTGAATTTATTAAATACGTTAGAAATGAAAAGGATAATTTTGAAATATTTATACAGCCCGAATTGGTGGTTAGAAAATCAACCAATCATAACCTGGTATAA
- a CDS encoding LemA family protein has translation MVWIIAFIVIVVLVLIVISMYNGLVIKRNRVKNSWSQIDVQLKRRFDLIPNLVETVKGYAGHEKETLEAVVSARTKYLSAKTPEDMMNANGQLSQVLGRLFALSEAYPDLKANENFSHLQQELSKTEDKISYARQFYNDVVLTYNNAVQMFPTNIIASMFGFKEEPFFKTDEAERSTPRVSF, from the coding sequence ATGGTATGGATTATTGCTTTTATAGTAATTGTAGTTTTGGTATTAATTGTAATATCTATGTACAACGGCCTGGTGATTAAAAGGAACAGGGTAAAGAATTCATGGAGCCAAATTGATGTACAACTAAAGAGAAGGTTTGACCTTATTCCGAATCTTGTAGAGACTGTAAAGGGTTATGCAGGTCATGAAAAAGAAACTTTGGAAGCTGTTGTCTCTGCAAGGACAAAATACCTCTCGGCAAAAACGCCGGAAGATATGATGAATGCCAACGGCCAGCTTTCTCAAGTATTAGGTAGGCTTTTTGCATTATCTGAAGCCTACCCTGATTTGAAGGCCAATGAAAACTTTTCTCACTTGCAGCAGGAGCTTTCAAAGACAGAGGATAAGATAAGCTATGCAAGGCAATTTTATAATGATGTTGTCTTAACATATAACAATGCGGTGCAAATGTTTCCAACTAACATAATTGCATCAATGTTTGGTTTTAAAGAAGAGCCTTTCTTTAAGACCGACGAAGCTGAAAGAAGCACTCCAAGAGTTAGTTTTTAA
- a CDS encoding DUF2207 domain-containing protein — protein sequence MLGRKKQAAAIFLFAIIVVLMIISAFATIAVMPVFATVVMADSDREYYISKYNILVYISSDGSASVEEHITYNFSGKFNGVTLNIDLSGTNGIEKPQVFINRKGTEVKAEENNSGARGTYTFNLSNNTAMFKVYEPSQDEEKTFVYRYKLLDAVTRYNDIAEFNRKMIGTGWEVPINNVYIKVTIPEGATKEEINIFGHGPLTGESEIIDAKTAEFKVPAVSPGTFVETRVLFPNKLVPNSKNIVSKDALSDILKYEEKLAEEANIEREKAREFLKQQEERRKRLSLIGNILFGILLPLWFAIIIYIYLKYDREFKHSFFGQYYRELPGEYTPAEMSVLMSMGSVHPRDIMATLMDLVRKRYLLLEKVDVDKKSLFGTKKVSEYMISLNNEKPLTDLKSHESFLINWFINEIGNGHDVLLNDIKDYAKKNKTALDFKGSYDLWCEKAEMEAKKNNFFDNSAKKGQIIGILSAIFYIAAGIALPAAFYTAYGVILLFLGIIMLIFSARIKRRSSYGNEQYAKWKAFRKFLKDFSRLREAEIQSIILWEHYLVYAISLGVAKEVIKQLPLVFKDTDLNNPQLTFLYGMSYGYFSNFERTFNDTIRTVESAVTTATAIANSKNSSLSGKGGGFSGGSSGGGGGGSGGGAF from the coding sequence ATGCTGGGAAGAAAAAAACAAGCTGCAGCAATTTTTTTATTTGCTATTATTGTTGTTCTGATGATTATATCTGCCTTTGCCACTATTGCAGTAATGCCTGTATTTGCCACTGTTGTAATGGCTGACAGCGACAGGGAATATTACATTTCAAAGTATAATATATTAGTATATATTAGCAGTGATGGTTCTGCCAGTGTTGAAGAACACATAACCTATAATTTCTCAGGTAAATTTAATGGTGTAACTCTTAATATTGATTTATCAGGGACTAATGGTATAGAGAAACCGCAAGTGTTTATAAATCGAAAAGGTACCGAAGTAAAAGCCGAAGAAAATAATTCCGGGGCAAGGGGTACTTATACCTTTAATTTGTCCAATAATACGGCAATGTTTAAGGTATATGAGCCTTCACAAGATGAAGAAAAAACCTTTGTTTACAGGTACAAGTTGCTGGATGCAGTAACAAGATACAATGACATTGCCGAGTTTAACAGAAAAATGATTGGTACCGGCTGGGAAGTACCTATTAATAATGTCTATATAAAAGTGACAATACCTGAGGGTGCAACAAAAGAAGAAATTAACATTTTTGGTCATGGCCCTTTAACCGGAGAATCAGAAATAATTGATGCAAAGACAGCTGAATTCAAAGTACCTGCAGTGTCGCCCGGAACCTTTGTCGAAACGAGAGTGCTCTTTCCTAACAAACTTGTCCCCAATTCAAAGAATATAGTTTCCAAAGATGCTTTATCGGATATTCTTAAATATGAAGAAAAACTTGCCGAAGAAGCAAATATTGAAAGAGAAAAGGCCAGGGAGTTTTTAAAACAGCAAGAGGAAAGGCGAAAAAGGCTCTCCCTTATAGGAAACATATTATTTGGAATTTTACTGCCCCTATGGTTTGCTATAATAATATATATCTATTTAAAATATGATAGAGAATTTAAGCACAGCTTTTTTGGTCAATATTACAGAGAATTGCCCGGAGAATACACTCCTGCGGAAATGAGCGTGCTCATGAGTATGGGTAGTGTACATCCTAGGGATATAATGGCTACCCTTATGGACCTTGTCAGGAAAAGATATCTTTTGCTTGAAAAAGTTGATGTGGACAAAAAGTCCCTTTTCGGAACTAAAAAAGTATCAGAGTATATGATTTCATTAAATAATGAAAAACCCTTAACAGACTTAAAATCTCATGAATCTTTTCTGATAAACTGGTTTATTAATGAAATCGGCAATGGACATGATGTATTATTAAACGATATTAAAGATTATGCAAAGAAGAACAAGACTGCATTGGACTTTAAAGGGAGCTATGACCTCTGGTGTGAGAAAGCGGAAATGGAAGCCAAAAAAAATAATTTTTTTGACAATTCTGCAAAGAAAGGCCAAATTATAGGTATACTGTCGGCAATATTTTATATAGCTGCAGGTATTGCATTACCTGCAGCTTTCTACACAGCTTATGGCGTTATACTGCTATTCCTGGGTATTATTATGCTAATTTTTTCTGCTAGAATTAAGAGACGTTCTTCCTATGGCAATGAACAATATGCAAAGTGGAAGGCTTTCAGAAAATTCTTAAAAGACTTCAGCCGCTTAAGAGAGGCTGAAATCCAGTCCATTATCCTATGGGAGCATTACCTGGTCTATGCAATATCTCTAGGTGTAGCAAAAGAAGTAATAAAGCAACTTCCACTGGTTTTTAAAGATACTGATTTAAATAATCCCCAGCTTACATTCCTCTACGGGATGTCTTACGGGTATTTTAGCAACTTTGAAAGGACATTTAACGATACCATACGCACAGTTGAAAGTGCGGTTACAACAGCTACTGCTATAGCTAATTCAAAGAATTCGTCACTTTCAGGAAAAGGTGGTGGCTTTAGCGGAGGTAGTTCAGGAGGAGGTGGTGGTGGCAGCGGTGGCGGTGCTTTTTAA
- a CDS encoding Gfo/Idh/MocA family oxidoreductase yields the protein MKKVKVGVIGCGNISGIYFKNGKLLEVLDIVACSDLYIERAKAKAEEFGIPKACTVEELLSDPDIQIVLNLTIPKAHAEVSLAALEAGKSVYSEKPLAITREDGQKILKTAKSKGLLVGCAPDTFMGGGIQTCRKLIDDGWIGEPIGATAFMMCHGHESWHPDPEFYYKVGGGPMLDMGPYYLTALINLIGPIRRITGSARITFPERTITSKPKYGTKITVDTPTHIAGVIDFENGSIGTIITSFDVWAAQLPRIEIYGTEGSLSVPDPNTFGGPVYVKRKDASQWSEVPLTHGFAENSRGIGLADMAYALISGRSHRANGDMAYHVLDVMLGFLDTSNNGKHYEVASTCQRPSPLPMGLPANALDE from the coding sequence ATGAAAAAAGTTAAAGTTGGTGTCATCGGTTGCGGGAATATAAGCGGTATATATTTTAAGAACGGCAAACTGCTTGAAGTCCTTGACATCGTTGCATGTTCCGATCTTTATATTGAAAGGGCAAAAGCTAAGGCAGAAGAGTTTGGCATTCCCAAAGCATGTACAGTGGAAGAACTGCTATCGGATCCCGATATTCAAATAGTACTAAACCTCACTATCCCCAAAGCTCATGCAGAAGTCAGCCTTGCAGCGTTAGAAGCCGGTAAGAGCGTTTATAGTGAAAAACCCCTGGCAATTACAAGAGAAGACGGTCAAAAAATATTAAAAACAGCCAAATCCAAAGGACTCCTTGTAGGGTGTGCTCCCGATACTTTTATGGGAGGCGGGATTCAAACCTGTCGCAAACTCATAGATGACGGATGGATTGGTGAACCCATAGGGGCAACTGCTTTTATGATGTGCCATGGACATGAAAGCTGGCATCCCGACCCGGAATTCTATTACAAGGTTGGAGGAGGCCCCATGTTGGATATGGGTCCCTATTACCTCACAGCATTAATAAACCTTATTGGTCCAATACGAAGGATAACAGGTTCAGCAAGAATTACATTCCCTGAGAGGACAATAACAAGCAAACCAAAATACGGCACCAAAATTACTGTTGATACTCCTACCCATATTGCCGGAGTCATTGATTTCGAAAACGGATCCATAGGTACAATAATTACAAGTTTTGATGTATGGGCGGCACAGCTTCCCAGAATAGAGATATATGGCACTGAAGGTTCCCTTAGTGTACCTGATCCCAATACTTTCGGCGGGCCGGTTTATGTAAAAAGAAAAGATGCTTCTCAATGGAGTGAAGTGCCTTTAACTCACGGTTTCGCTGAAAACAGCAGAGGTATCGGGCTTGCAGATATGGCCTATGCATTAATCAGCGGCCGGTCTCATAGAGCAAATGGAGATATGGCATATCATGTATTGGATGTAATGCTGGGATTCCTTGATACATCAAATAATGGTAAACACTATGAAGTTGCCAGCACCTGCCAACGTCCGTCACCATTGCCCATGGGACTTCCTGCAAATGCACTGGATGAGTAG